A stretch of DNA from Rhizoctonia solani chromosome 9, complete sequence:
aggactgTTATCCAAGGCTCAtgaatccccaagtcaaccatttccaaaccaaccccctcctgaaacaatagaaggagaagaagagtatgaggttgaacaaatcatcAACTCCAAGAGACAacagggaaaatggttctacttgatcaaatggaaaggttacagACCCAAAGataattcatgggaacctaAGGAACTGCTGGAACATAGTCAGGAGGAGATCCAATGCTTCAACAAGTtgcaactgaaaaaggcttgtgactccgccaagagcctttaaggggggggcaatgtcataacctcctaaatgataccattggaatcggacgatttttctactatttttactattttttacggactctatatcttttgtttttcgatcacgtgatctcggcgcttattacgccgagatgccgcgccgagatgccgtgccaagggcgcttaggagaaatccacgcttctgcgcagcccacagcacacttcctttttcacatctatacttcttttctcacaagctttgaccacctgtagatagttctcttgtgtataaatacaagaggaaaattgcttggaaaccccaagtcaattttaccttgtctcataccatggaggaggaccttcagccagctaagtagctggcccccccccccagtagtacagaagttaacccccttATTGcgctcatcacacctcccaggcctaaggccccattgtcactagtagttagtagaagcCCACCTTACgtggcagtagtatagcctagttagatagttagataagctttgtcagtagtagtacggccataagcacccgcccactagcaagtatccaaccttacagttggcatacaacacttacagttggcgtacaacaacaagccaTGCTGCTTGAGTCAAATGCCCCAAAGTTCCTTTGGAGCAAGGCCATAGCATATGCGTGCTACCTAAAGAATTGCGTGCCTACGCAAGTGCATGGAACATTCTGGAAAACACCCTACAAATCCTTCTGGGGCATTAAACCCAACATTAATATGCTCCGTCCTTGGGGAAGTAAGTGCTACATACTAAATCAAGGTGGAGACTTGTCTAAGCTCAACCCTAAGACAACAACCGCAATATTTGTGGGCATATCAGATGCCCAAGGAAAGAGCTGGCAGTACTACAAGTCAGGATCAAACCGCATATTGCACTTGCAAAACATCACCTTTCCAAGTCATGCACAAATCAAAGGAGTTGATAACAGCAAACCCAAACTGGGAGAATCAGTTGCTCCACCcgctgagggggagatgacgcAAGCTAACAACGCTGCGCAACAACCAATAGAAAATACTagaacagggggagtgcaTGTAGATAGTGAAGAAATGAAAATTAAAAAATTAGAACATATGGGTATAAAAAGCAAACCGCTGAgcaacaaatcaacatcCAACAAACCAACTCAACCTGCTCAGCAATTGCTCAATCAACCTGTTGTTCCCAAACCTACCACTGTTTGCAACAATCCTGTTATGCGCACTGGTAATAATTCTATTTCTAACTCTACTCTACAAACAATCAATGCGCTCAAAGGTAACATCTCAACCAGAGCCCAAACCTGCAGTAGGAATCCTAACCCTACTTGTGTCTCACTTCAACAAGAACATGGCGGAGTCAGGATTAAACTCCCCAACAACATTGCAACAGGTCAGTTTAATGGCCaaccaacaaacaagactACTAACCTTGTACTAGACCTCCCCAACGCTGCAAGCATGCACTCCAACAGCTCCAACATTGACCTTGACGCATATACCTTCTCCACCAACACCTCCTCCATACTCTCTGCCCCTACCATCCTGTCCAAGCTTGCCTACCCACTGGCAACCCCACCAGCAACCAAACTGGACACATCCTTATCTGACTTGCTCAACAATCAATTCAGCTACCTCAACCTATCCAAATTGACTTCAACCAAATCAGATACCACCCTGGCAACGCTGTTACAACCCCCTAAATTATACCATCGGAATTGCCTcctttttctaatatttttactattttttacggacttgttagcttatgtttttcaatcacgtgatctcggcgcttattatgccaagatgccgcgccaagatgccgtgccaagggcgcttaggagaaatccatgcttctgcacagcccgcagcacgcttcttatttcacacatgtacttcttctctcacgcacacagaccatgtagatagtgcatccttgtctatatatacagcaggaaaattgcttggagaccccaagtcaattttacctcatctcataccattgaggaggaacacccttagccagctaagtagctggccctagtagttcagaagtttACCCCCTTATtgcacttaccacacctccagggctaggccccccttgtcagtagtatagttCAGAAGTCCGCCTTACAGCGGTactagtatagccttagatagtcagattacataagccagtgtagtagtacggccacaagcgcctgcccactagcgtgtacccaaccttacagttggcgtacaacattgtaaaatcaacttgtagtaggcttgattgacaaggagaagaccccctgtactagcacaagggaaaacaccagattggactcgccttttgtcttcaataatcaaacagacgttggtccctggtagtaccaaattgctataaggcagacaggctctaatcccccgcataccctgagttttgccggaactcagtagtcagcaaccctagaccgctgaaatacccgcttgctgaaaacccgcccatatcacaaCTGCCAGGTCtactgatttgttgtagggacagtccaacgctaggtactagacgcaagggtttagcgccagtacactacagaaaaaccgctcataagtcctgatataggcactatcTCCCCCACACTGTCTCCACCATTCCCTCCACttgctctggagtcccacatCCGTACTCCCGGCcttcctcttgctcctctcaacgttccattccatcccactcccaaccaacctcttgcagcacatctcccgctccgcaagacttgcccaggatggaaccagagccatcCCCtaccgctctccttgaggctatcacagccctcacagccaccatTGGGTacctgcaggaccaaatccatGCCCAAAGCCAGCAAATCACCAAgcttagggccatatgcaaggaaacagcagacctccttggggataaggatcaaggagccccccaaacccagcctggcccattgactgggcctaccacccctcctacccactcaggaggggaagtccacactccaggcacggttaggcctggactcaaggccccattccgCCCCTCTAGGGGAACGGGTtatgactcagaagaagaagaggaacccAAGCAAGCCCCAAAGAAAGAGCCTTGTGGAATGCCTAGGAGCTTAAGCtcactcaccccctttgattcagggtccagcgtaaagcggcccaaaatggaactaCCCAACCCATATAAGGGAGATtccaggggaagaaaggcaacccaatggctggattgCATGCTACTTTGGGTTGCGCTTCATCAagaccaattcaatgaaGAAGAGCAAATGGTGGTGTGGAtcttataccacatgaccaaCAAAGCTGCCAACTGGGCTCTTCCCATTATTGGGACTATTATCAAGGGTGAGGGAAATCCTCCCACTACCATTCCAGCcttaacagccaaattcaaagaagcattTGCGGACCCCAATGCCAAGAGGGCAGCCGCCAGGAAAATAGCTGCGCtgactcagaccacaaccacaTCTGAGTATGTCACAGAGTTCCACAATCTCATAGCGGAACTAgattggaacaaggaggcatatattgcccagttcaagtgcggccttcactggaaggttaaggaactcttgtccaccaaggacaatattccCAACAAATTGGAGGCAATCTTTGCCGCctccatcaaaattgacaatactTGTTGGgagaatgaggagaaccgccccaaaaaggctcCTACCAAGGCCCCGGTCACTGcgaccacctccacctccactaccacaAGGGTCTGTCTATCAGAAGACCCAAATTAcgtcaccccggaggaacAAGATTGCCGCCACGCATCTGGGCTatgtgtcaaatgcggccaaaaggggcatggcatcaagcagtgccccaacGGTTGGAAGGCCACCATCAAGAAGGCCGCCAAAATTGGTCAGGATGagttggaaaaagagtaaggccaagagctaccgtcaagcccttggtctctaAATTAGAATTGCATGTACCTGTCTtggaatttgtaaatattgcaacGGATTCAAACAAGAAACCCCTACTCTTTCTAGACATAACACTGCGTGACTACCCAACAGAAcctatcaaaaccctcatcAACTctggcgccacctccaattTCATATCCCCCACAttagtagaaaaactcaaaatcccaaaaaccctacttgaaaatccacaagtagtgagaatgctagatggtaccatatctcagactggttgcatatggcaccaggtacaccttgcggtcttggccaacgGCCATCCCCACACTATCCCCTTCTTAGTTTGCCCTATTGGGAACACACCagccatacttggcatgacttggctcaCTCAGGAGTTGCCTCTCATTGACTGGACCCTAGGCACCATTACCTTCCCCAAACAAGCACAAATTGCCTCTGAAGAAGAGGCAGACCCAGACCCTCTAGTGGACCTCCCCTCTCAAtatcatgagtttgctagggtgtttggcaaagaagagttcaaggtcTTACCCCCCCATAGGGAGTACAACATTGccatagaccttgttccTGATGCCAGACTCATCCCAGGACCAATTTACGGCATGACAGATGCAGAGTCTAAAGCACTGAAGCAGCATATTGAGGAAGAACTGGCCACggggaagatccgccctagtacctcctctaCTGGCGCCCCAgtaatgtttgtcaaaaaggccaaTGGTTCCCTCAGATTAGTTGTGGATTacaggaagctgaatgacgtTACCCATAAGAACGTATACCCCTTACCAaggcaggacaacctcatggccaaactcaggcatgccaagatcttcacaaaATTGGACTTGCAATGGGGGTATAATAATGTTTGAATCAAGAagggtgatgaatggaagacagccttTAGAACTAAATATGGCCTATTCAAATACCTagttatgccttttggtcttaccaacgcccccgcagcattccaacatttcatgaacaatcTATTTAGGGATCTTATCAACGTCACTGTGGTCATATACCTGGATGAtatactgatcttctcagaaaaacccaaggaccacccaacccatgtcagggaggtcTTATCACAGCTAATGAGAAatcagttgttctgcaaactctccaagtgccacttccatgtcacaacAGTAGACtatcttggcattgtcatctCTCCTGCTGGATTCtctatggaccagaagaagatagAAGCAGTCACATCATGGCCTCAGCCCAGAAcagtcaaacaagtccaggccttcctagggtttgtcaactacctctgccaattcatccccaatttcagctcagTTGCTTGTCCCCTGCACAACCTGACAAAGAAAGAAaacccctggtcatggggcaacCCCAAAGAAGCCGCGTTCCAGGAGTTGAAATCCTTAGTTACCAAGTCCCTGGtactcatccattccaacccagacCTACCTTACTACCTTGAGACCAacgcatcaggagtagccatgggagcaatacTAAGCCAGCAAGGCCCCAACAACCAACTGCACCCTattgcctacatgtcaaaatcattctcaggagcagaagccaaTTATGACActcacaataaggagctcctggctatCATTAAGGCACTGGAagaatggaggatattcttggaggcaacagacaaaccaatacaagtcttcacggatcataggaatctggaatattggatgcaggcacaaacATTCAACTGATGACACGCAAGATGGCGTGTATTCCTAGGTGACTTTAACTTCAAAAttcactattgcccagggaaacagtcagggaagcCGGATGCACTATCCAGAAGAGCGGACTATGTAGATGAACCCCAAAGACCAGAAATCATGATACCATCCAAAGTGTTTGTCAACACGTCTGAGGAAGAACTTGAGATTGTATTGGAAATCAGGAGCAAACTGAGGGAGGACCCATCCCTAGACCCCATTATCCAGttcctgacagaagatgttgacaatgcacctccctTCATTAAGAaggcttacagagactacaattgggaggaagacctccTATGGTACCGTGGAAAGCTAGTTGTCCCAGATTTGGAAGTCCTGAAGGAACGTCTACTCAGAGAATTCCACAATTcacccctggcaggacaccctggACAACAGAGAACCTTGGAACTCCTGAGCCGCAgttactggtggccaggaatgaagttgtccgccaaggaatgggtagaatgttgtccaacctgccaagccaattgcCGCGCTCACGCTCCTGTCATtgccctgaaacccttacaagttcccccctttccgttccacacaatatcctacaacttcatcacaggatttCCCAGGTCCAACGGGCACAACGCAATCCTGGTAgtaattgactccttctccaagtttgggcatttcatcccaacctccAAAAAGGTCACTGCAAAAGGTCTTGCTGATTTGTTCATCActcacgtctggaaactccacggaTTGCCTGTCAAAGCTATCTTGGATTGAGGAACTACcttcacaggaaaattctTGAGGGCATTATATCAACAACTTGGGGTCAGGCCAGCATTTTCCTCAGCTTATCACCCAGAGTCAGACGGGCAAACGGAAagggtcaaccagttcattgagttttaTCTGCGTTCCTATGTTGCAGCCAACCATTCCGATTGGGCTGCGTGGTTACCATTGGCAGAATAcgcatacaataatgccaaacatgCAGCAACCGGGAAAACACCATTCGAGCTTGTCTATGGACAAAACCCAGTCATGAACCTGTCCAATGTATCagccaacgtcccagaagcagatgcgGTAGCAGATACACTAGCCTgtgaatggaaagaagcggaGGCAGCTCTCCAAATGAGCAAAGAACGCATGACCAGGAGCCAGGGAATAATTCCAGAATACTCAGtaggcaaaaaagtctggctggatgggAAGAACGTGGAACttaggaccaattcaaacaagTTAGACCCCAAACGCCTTGGTCCCTTCAAGGTCATTGAAAAAATCTCTAGTCACGCCTACCACCTGGAACTACCAGAAactctgaaaatccatgacgtcttCTATGTTGGATTACTATCAAAAAGCCACGAGTCACCAAGTCAGCCATTTCCAGaacaacctccccctgaaacaatagaaggagaggaagaatatgaagtggaacagatcatcaACTCTAAACGCCAAaaaggaaaatggttctacttgataaaatggaagggatacagTCCGGAGGataattcatgggaaccggaGGAGCTATTgaaacacagccaggaagagatcaaatGCTTCAATCAAGCAAGActcaaaaaggcttgtgacgccgccaagagcctttaaggggggagcaatgttacaaccccctAAATTATACCATCGGAATCGCCTcctttttctaatatttttactattttttacggacttgttagcttatgtttttcaatcacgtgatctcggcgcttattatgccaagatgccgcgccaagatgccgtgccaagggcgcttaggagaaatccatgcttctgcgcagcccgcagcacgcttcttatttcacacatgtacttcttctctcacgcacacagaccatgtagatagtgcatccttgtctatatatacagcaggaaaattgcttggagaccccaagtcaattttacctcatctcataccattgaggaggaacacccttagccagctaagtagc
This window harbors:
- a CDS encoding Retrotransposable element Tf2 protein is translated as MPFGLTNAPAAFQHFMNNLFRDLINVTVVIYLDDILIFSEKPKDHPTHVREVLSQLMRNQLFCKLSKCHFHVTTVDYLGIVISPAGFSMDQKKIEAVTSWPQPRTVKQVQAFLGFVNYLCQFIPNFSSVACPLHNLTKKENPWSWGNPKEAAFQELKSLVTKSLVLIHSNPDLPYYLETNASGVAMGAILSQQGPNNQLHPIAYMSKSFSGAEANYDTHNKELLAIIKALEEWRIFLEATDKPIQVFTDHRNLEYWMQAQTFN
- a CDS encoding Retrotransposable element Tf2 protein, producing MEPEPSPTALLEAITALTATIGYLQDQIHAQSQQITKLRAICKETADLLGDKDQGAPQTQPGPLTGPTTPPTHSGGEVHTPGTVRPGLKAPFRPSRGTGYDSEEEEEPKQAPKKEPCGMPRSLSSLTPFDSGSSVKRPKMELPNPYKGDSRGRKATQWLDCMLLWVALHQDQFNEEEQMVVWILYHMTNKAANWALPIIGTIIKGEGNPPTTIPALTAKFKEAFADPNAKRAAARKIAALTQTTTTSEYVTEFHNLIAELDWNKEAYIAQFKCGLHWKVKELLSTKDNIPNKLEAIFAASIKIDNTCWENEENRPKKAPTKAPVTATTSTSTTTRVCLSEDPNYVTPEEQDCRHASGLCVKCGQKGHGIKQCPNGWKATIKKAAKIELHVPVLEFVNIATDSNKKPLLFLDITLRDYPTEPIKTLINSGATSNFISPTLVEKLKIPKTLLENPQVVRMLDGTISQTGCIWHQVHLAVLANGHPHTIPFLVCPIGNTPAILGMTWLTQELPLIDWTLGTITFPKQAQIASEEEADPDPLVDLPSQYHEFARVFGKEEFKVLPPHREYNIAIDLVPDARLIPGPIYGMTDAESKALKQHIEEELATGKIRPSTSSTGAPVMFVKKANGSLRLVVDYRKLNDVTHKNVYPLPRQDNLMAKLRHAKIFTKLDLQWGYNNV
- a CDS encoding Retrotransposable element Tf2 protein, which gives rise to MIPSKVFVNTSEEELEIVLEIRSKLREDPSLDPIIQFLTEDVDNAPPFIKKAYRDYNWEEDLLWYRGKLVVPDLEVLKERLLREFHNSPLAGHPGQQRTLELLSRSYWWPGMKLSAKEWVECCPTCQANCRAHAPVIALKPLQVPPFPFHTISYNFITGFPRSNGHNAILVVIDSFSKFGHFIPTSKKVTAKGKFLRALYQQLGVRPAFSSAYHPESDGQTERVNQFIEFYLRSYVAANHSDWAAWLPLAEYAYNNAKHAATGKTPFELVYGQNPVMNLSNVSANVPEADAVADTLACEWKEAEAALQMSKERMTRSQGIIPEYSVGKKVWLDGKNVELRTNSNKLDPKRLGPFKVIEKISSHAYHLELPETLKIHDVFYVGLLSKSHESPSQPFPEQPPPETIEGEEEYEVEQIINSKRQKGKWFYLIKWKGYSPEDNSWEPEELLKHSQEEIKCFNQARLKKACDAAKSL